Proteins co-encoded in one Methylobacterium sp. WL1 genomic window:
- a CDS encoding alpha/beta hydrolase, whose product MRILLLLLAALAVLYLAWLVALVLFQRRLIYPGAAWNGQPVRIQAAPPGTEPVTVATEDGERLFALWRPPHPGCGIVISFHGNGSRPEPHAARFAADPWRAAGWGVLAPAYRGYPGSTGTPSEDGLIRDGLAAVAAAEARSPGAPILLHGHSLGAAVAVAIAGQVEAIGLYLEAPFDSLTHAVRLHVPLAPSWLLRDTYRSDRRIQGTSAPVLIVQGTDDPVVPAELARALATAAGPRARFELVPGDHMSIFGSRDREAEAWFRGRVGPACRTPDQAVP is encoded by the coding sequence ATGCGCATCCTGCTCCTGCTGCTGGCCGCCCTGGCGGTGCTCTACCTGGCTTGGCTCGTCGCCCTGGTGCTGTTCCAGCGGCGGCTGATCTACCCGGGCGCGGCCTGGAACGGGCAACCCGTGCGCATCCAGGCGGCACCGCCCGGGACCGAGCCGGTCACGGTAGCGACAGAGGACGGCGAGCGGCTGTTCGCCCTGTGGCGGCCGCCGCATCCCGGCTGCGGCATCGTCATCAGCTTTCACGGCAACGGCTCCCGGCCCGAGCCGCACGCGGCACGCTTCGCCGCGGATCCGTGGCGCGCGGCCGGCTGGGGTGTGCTGGCGCCGGCCTATCGCGGCTATCCTGGCTCGACCGGCACGCCGAGCGAGGACGGCCTGATCCGGGACGGGCTGGCGGCGGTCGCGGCCGCTGAGGCACGGTCCCCGGGGGCGCCGATCCTGCTGCATGGCCATTCCCTGGGTGCCGCGGTGGCGGTCGCGATCGCCGGGCAAGTCGAGGCGATCGGGCTCTACCTTGAAGCACCGTTCGACTCGCTGACCCATGCCGTGCGGCTGCATGTCCCGCTGGCACCATCCTGGCTCCTGCGCGACACCTATCGCTCGGACCGGCGCATCCAAGGCACGTCCGCGCCGGTCCTGATCGTCCAGGGCACCGACGACCCGGTGGTGCCGGCCGAGCTCGCCCGGGCGCTCGCTACGGCGGCGGGGCCCCGAGCGCGGTTCGAGCTGGTGCCGGGCGACCACATGTCGATCTTCGGGTCCCGGGATCGCGAGGCCGAGGCGTGGTTCCGCGGACGTGTGGGGCCGGCCTGCAGGACGCCGGATCAGGCTGTGCCCTGA
- a CDS encoding HNH endonuclease encodes MVGRRSRRWNADDPEMPGAVARMDPVCPLCGRPIPPRARSSLHHLTPKLKGGTHQGTVRLHQICHSAIHARYSEAEIARRLADVDALRDDPEIARFVVWIRGKPDDFHAATRMTRDRRAGKRRD; translated from the coding sequence TTGGTCGGACGCCGCTCCCGGCGCTGGAACGCCGACGATCCGGAGATGCCCGGCGCGGTTGCCCGGATGGATCCGGTCTGCCCGCTCTGCGGCCGTCCTATCCCGCCCCGCGCCCGCTCCAGCCTGCACCACCTCACCCCGAAGCTGAAGGGCGGCACCCACCAGGGCACGGTGCGGCTGCACCAGATCTGCCACTCGGCGATCCATGCCCGCTACAGTGAGGCCGAGATCGCCCGCCGGCTCGCCGACGTGGACGCACTGCGGGACGATCCCGAGATCGCGCGCTTCGTGGTCTGGATCCGCGGCAAGCCCGACGACTTCCACGCCGCCACGCGCATGACCCGTGACCGCCGCGCGGGCAAGCGTCGGGATTGA